A stretch of Anoplopoma fimbria isolate UVic2021 breed Golden Eagle Sablefish unplaced genomic scaffold, Afim_UVic_2022 Un_contig_13768_pilon_pilon, whole genome shotgun sequence DNA encodes these proteins:
- the LOC129114750 gene encoding 3-oxo-5-alpha-steroid 4-dehydrogenase 2-like, with protein sequence KAVQRLHVEGKNHIHFKSLKHRVCDCSCRSFIYAFLTRGRPVPLPIVLSAAIFCSLNGFLQGHHLLHCTQFEHTWLKDARMAAGFLFVVGMIINIHSDHILRSLRRPGEIVYRIPYGGMFEFVSGANFLGEIVEWCGYALAAWSLPAAAFAFFTVCSIGPRAYQHHRDYQQRFEDYPRSRKALLPFIL encoded by the exons AAAGCTGTCCAGAGGTTGCATGTTGAGGGAAAGaaccacattcattttaaaagtttaaaacacaGAGTATGTGACTGTTCCTGCAGGAGTTTCATCTACGCCTTCCTGACCAGAGGGCGTCCCGTCCCGCTGCCCATCGTCCTCTCCGCCGCCATCTTCTGCTCGCTCAACGGCTTCCTGCAGGGACACCACCTGCTGCACTGCACCCAGTTTGAACACACCTGGCTGAAGGACGCTCGCATGGCTGCAG gttTTCTCTTCGTGGTCGGTATGATCATCAACATCCACAGTGACCACATCCTACGCAGCCTGAGAAGACCAGGAGAGATCGTCTACAGGATCCCTTACG GGGggatgtttgagtttgtgtctGGAGCCAACTTCCTGGGTGAGATCGTGGAGTGGTGTGGTTACGCTTTAGCCGCCTGGTCTTTACCCGCCGCTGCCTTCGCCTTCTTCACCGTGTGCTCCATCGGGCCCAGAGCCTACCAGCACCACAG AGACTACCAGCAGAGGTTTGAGGACTACCCTCGCTCCAGGAAAGCTCTCCTTCCTTTCATTCTGTGA